In a genomic window of Amycolatopsis japonica:
- a CDS encoding SDR family NAD(P)-dependent oxidoreductase: MSLQNKNAIIYGAGGAIGNGVAKEFAARGARVFLTGRHLPALTKLAGEIEQSGGLAEVAVVDALDETAVDEHAAAVATEAGSLDISLNLVPRGDIQGIPLVEMSVEDYIRPITTGITTNFITARAAARHMTAQGSGAILALDSGSAHGSPMMGATGSVDAALDTFIRNLAVEIGPHGVRALGIWVAGIPETLTPEKLSAVNDQLPASPEMVQNVLGGLAEARLTKRSPRLAEVASTLAFLASDDAMGITGTFVNVTSMYPS, translated from the coding sequence ATGAGCCTCCAGAACAAGAACGCGATCATCTACGGCGCCGGCGGGGCGATCGGCAACGGCGTCGCCAAGGAGTTCGCCGCGCGCGGGGCCCGCGTCTTCCTCACCGGACGGCACCTGCCGGCGTTGACGAAGCTCGCGGGTGAGATCGAACAAAGCGGGGGACTGGCCGAAGTCGCGGTGGTCGACGCCCTGGACGAGACCGCGGTCGACGAGCACGCGGCGGCCGTGGCCACCGAGGCGGGCAGCCTCGACATCTCGCTCAACCTCGTCCCGCGTGGCGACATCCAGGGCATCCCGCTCGTGGAGATGTCGGTCGAGGACTACATTCGCCCGATCACCACCGGCATCACGACGAACTTCATCACCGCACGGGCCGCCGCCCGGCACATGACCGCCCAGGGCTCCGGCGCCATCCTCGCCCTCGACAGCGGATCCGCCCACGGCAGCCCGATGATGGGCGCCACGGGCTCGGTCGACGCCGCGCTGGACACCTTCATCCGCAATCTCGCCGTCGAGATCGGACCGCACGGCGTCCGCGCGCTCGGCATTTGGGTCGCAGGCATCCCGGAGACCCTCACGCCCGAGAAGCTCTCCGCGGTGAACGACCAGCTGCCGGCGAGCCCCGAGATGGTGCAGAACGTCCTCGGCGGACTCGCCGAGGCCCGGCTGACCAAACGCTCACCGCGCCTCGCCGAAGTCGCCTCCACGCTGGCGTTCCTCGCCTCCGACGACGCCATGGGGATCACCGGCACGTTCGTCAACGTGACCAGCATGTACCCCAGCTGA
- a CDS encoding RNA polymerase subunit sigma-70, giving the protein MTGKVCGICEGPLPSKADSRGRTAVYCSAACRQRAYRSRREPAPDVQALIAEVGRVANRLTPRPPEAFLADLTSLNSDVGKLRRIARLAQRTKDENVTPAPVTETVDEVAFAGSLEEHQRELRVHCYRMVGSYDDAEDLVQETFLRAWRGREGFEGRSSFRAWLYRIATNTCLDFLRRNKRVPRPYDPMPGVDQLGEPPQFLPWLQPFPDDVAEIAETRETMELVFLTAIQHLPPKQRAVVILNDALGWKAAETADLLETTVASVTSALQRARPTLRERLPERRADWARTVRPTEEEQAILRRYMAAATADGDSRVMAELLREDVLVTMPPNPLWFSGRDVFLKFVAKSLDPASPMYFGEWKHLPAVANGLPAAGGYVRRPGTRVYRAQVLDVLRIEDGKVAEITAFEPHLFPAFGLPLTIT; this is encoded by the coding sequence GTGACCGGGAAGGTCTGCGGGATATGCGAAGGCCCGCTGCCGTCGAAGGCGGATTCGCGCGGCCGCACGGCCGTCTACTGCTCGGCCGCGTGCCGCCAGCGGGCCTACCGGTCACGGCGCGAACCCGCCCCCGACGTGCAAGCCCTCATCGCCGAGGTCGGCCGCGTCGCGAACCGGCTGACCCCTCGGCCGCCGGAGGCGTTCCTCGCCGATCTCACCTCGCTCAACTCCGACGTCGGCAAGCTGCGGCGCATCGCTCGGCTGGCGCAGCGGACCAAGGACGAAAACGTCACACCGGCGCCCGTGACGGAAACCGTCGACGAGGTCGCCTTCGCCGGGAGTCTCGAAGAGCACCAGCGAGAACTGCGCGTGCACTGCTACCGGATGGTCGGGTCCTACGACGACGCGGAGGACCTGGTCCAGGAGACGTTCCTGCGAGCGTGGCGCGGCCGGGAAGGGTTCGAAGGCCGGTCGAGTTTCCGCGCCTGGCTCTACCGCATCGCCACCAACACCTGCCTCGATTTCCTGCGGCGCAACAAGAGGGTCCCGCGCCCCTACGACCCGATGCCCGGTGTCGACCAGCTGGGTGAACCGCCTCAGTTCCTGCCCTGGTTGCAGCCGTTTCCCGACGACGTCGCGGAGATCGCCGAGACGAGGGAAACGATGGAACTCGTCTTCCTCACCGCCATCCAGCACCTTCCGCCGAAGCAGCGGGCCGTGGTGATCCTCAACGACGCACTCGGCTGGAAGGCCGCCGAAACCGCGGACCTGCTGGAAACCACCGTCGCGTCGGTCACCAGCGCCCTGCAGCGCGCCCGCCCGACGCTGCGCGAACGCCTGCCCGAACGCCGCGCCGACTGGGCCCGGACCGTGCGGCCGACCGAGGAGGAGCAGGCGATCCTGCGGCGCTACATGGCCGCCGCCACCGCCGACGGGGACAGCCGGGTCATGGCCGAGCTGCTCAGGGAGGACGTGCTGGTCACGATGCCGCCGAACCCGCTGTGGTTCTCCGGCCGCGACGTCTTCCTGAAGTTCGTCGCCAAATCCCTCGATCCCGCCTCGCCGATGTACTTCGGGGAGTGGAAACACCTTCCGGCCGTCGCCAACGGGCTTCCCGCCGCGGGCGGCTACGTCCGGCGGCCCGGCACCCGCGTCTACCGGGCGCAGGTGCTCGACGTGCTGCGCATCGAAGACGGGAAGGTCGCCGAGATCACCGCCTTCGAGCCGCATCTGTTCCCCGCGTTCGGGCTGCCGCTGACGATCACCTGA
- a CDS encoding DUF4406 domain-containing protein, with translation MSKPLMILIAGPFRSGTGDDPELLARNLARLEEAAWPIFRSGHVPMIGEWVALPVLRGAGGKTVADPVAEEVMYPTADRLLHHCDAVLRLPGESTGADQDVAIALSRGLDVYHRVEDIPGYQAA, from the coding sequence ATGAGCAAACCTCTGATGATCCTCATCGCCGGACCGTTCCGTTCCGGCACCGGCGACGACCCCGAACTTCTCGCCCGCAACCTCGCCCGGCTCGAGGAAGCCGCTTGGCCGATCTTCCGCAGCGGGCACGTGCCGATGATCGGCGAATGGGTCGCGCTGCCGGTGCTGCGCGGCGCGGGAGGGAAGACCGTCGCCGATCCGGTCGCCGAGGAGGTCATGTACCCGACGGCAGACCGGCTGCTGCACCACTGCGACGCCGTCCTGCGGCTGCCTGGCGAATCCACCGGCGCAGACCAGGACGTCGCCATCGCCCTGTCCCGCGGGCTCGACGTCTACCACCGCGTCGAGGACATCCCTGGGTATCAAGCCGCATAA
- a CDS encoding DeoR/GlpR family DNA-binding transcription regulator, whose amino-acid sequence MLAAQRRDLLIERLKTEGRIVAKDLAAELGVSEDSIRRDLRELADAGLCQRVYGGALPVSPATADYATRMAVSVAGKERIAKRAAALIRLGSTAILDGGTTALALAKALPVDLEAKIVTHSPTVAAALVTHPRVEVFLIGGRLFKHSAVTCGAAAAEAAMGINADLFFLGVTGVHPETGLTTGDSDEAAMKRTLAKRAADTYVLASSEKIGAASPFTVLPLSDVAGVITDAAPDEPTVKELGKLGVSVLGVSPSWPAREAAASDA is encoded by the coding sequence ATGTTGGCTGCGCAGCGTCGAGACCTGCTGATAGAACGACTCAAGACCGAAGGCCGGATCGTGGCCAAGGACCTCGCCGCCGAACTCGGCGTGTCGGAGGACAGTATTCGCCGTGACCTGCGAGAACTCGCAGACGCCGGACTCTGCCAACGGGTCTACGGCGGAGCCTTGCCGGTCTCACCCGCCACCGCGGACTACGCGACGCGCATGGCGGTCAGTGTCGCGGGCAAGGAACGGATCGCGAAACGTGCAGCAGCGTTGATCCGGCTCGGCTCGACGGCCATCCTCGACGGCGGGACGACCGCGCTCGCGCTGGCGAAGGCGCTCCCCGTCGACCTCGAGGCGAAGATCGTCACGCACAGCCCCACGGTCGCGGCCGCGCTCGTCACGCATCCGCGGGTCGAGGTGTTCCTCATCGGCGGGCGGCTCTTCAAACACTCCGCCGTCACCTGCGGGGCGGCCGCGGCGGAGGCCGCGATGGGGATCAACGCCGATCTGTTCTTCCTCGGCGTCACCGGGGTGCATCCCGAAACCGGGCTCACCACCGGCGACTCCGACGAGGCCGCGATGAAACGCACGCTCGCCAAACGGGCGGCCGACACCTACGTGCTGGCCAGTTCCGAGAAGATCGGCGCGGCCTCGCCGTTCACCGTGCTCCCCCTGTCCGACGTCGCGGGCGTGATCACCGACGCCGCGCCGGACGAGCCGACGGTGAAGGAACTGGGGAAACTCGGGGTGAGCGTGCTGGGCGTCAGCCCTTCTTGGCCAGCCCGCGAAGCTGCTGCCAGCGACGCTTGA